TCGATCCACAATAGCAGCCGCAACACAATAAGGTAAACTGTGATCAGCGGTTTCCCGCGAAGTCGGTCGATATTTTTCAGCATCGAATAGAATGTCAACGGCACGGGCGATTGTGGTGACAGTGACTTCCTCAATATCATCAACTTTTATATCATTCTCAGTGACAACTTTTATGGTAGCGGAAATGTGTGTGTGGGTTAGCGCTTCGGTTGGGAAGGCTTTCATTGAACATTCCAGAATTTTGAAGCTCACCCCCAAACCGCTTATCAACTTCTCTGTGTCCCAGTCCGGGCCGAGGGTTTGCATGAGTCCTTCTTTGCCTTCAAAAATCTGCTCTGTACCGGAGAATCCTTGTTGAGCCATGAGTGCCGCCATGACGCCGCTTTGCGCTGCCAATGGATCGACGGTGTTTTTCATCATCGTTAATTTGCCGGCGGTGACTGCGCCCAGAGTCAAATTGTGCGACCCGGAAATTCCGATGGCATTGACCATTTGATCTTCATTTAGGCCAAGTAAATAACCGGCGACAATTGGCGAGACAAACTGCGTCAACGTGGCATGGTGCCATTTGCGCTCGCGAATTCCCGGCACGGCAAATTCACACAAGCGGCACTCGAATTCATAAGCCAGAACAATCGCCGTGATCACATCTTTGGTGTTTTTATTCTCTCTCTCTCCCATTGCCAGGGCTGCCGGTATAATATCGCTTGGATGGCTCGGGT
The candidate division KSB1 bacterium DNA segment above includes these coding regions:
- a CDS encoding MmgE/PrpD family protein, whose product is MDSLSRQISRFSLGLKYEDLPSNVVHEVKRYLYDSIGCAYGGYSTHDVEIVKNIYSDMGGKAEATVVGSGKKIPAYNATLLNSLMFRALDFNDIYWKQDPSHPSDIIPAALAMGERENKNTKDVITAIVLAYEFECRLCEFAVPGIRERKWHHATLTQFVSPIVAGYLLGLNEDQMVNAIGISGSHNLTLGAVTAGKLTMMKNTVDPLAAQSGVMAALMAQQGFSGTEQIFEGKEGLMQTLGPDWDTEKLISGLGVSFKILECSMKAFPTEALTHTHISATIKVVTENDIKVDDIEEVTVTTIARAVDILFDAEKYRPTSRETADHSLPYCVAAAIVDRKITTDQFTDARIKDPQIQGVLPKIKGEASEEFEEMFPKKQPSKVEIRLKNGQEFSAQLDFPKGDPREPMSERDLDNKFKSLSSDLLSENRQKEIKDAIWNLESFQNIGEFMNLLKVD